From one Lolium rigidum isolate FL_2022 chromosome 4, APGP_CSIRO_Lrig_0.1, whole genome shotgun sequence genomic stretch:
- the LOC124647090 gene encoding probable carboxylesterase 13, producing the protein MSWDRLRLPQRFPSIVDGQEPHHVLMRVSGGATWLWPVEVMFNGEGQMFLHSRWRRFARSHAIDVGHFIVFKYDGNNEFSVKEPVILACSGSSAPSKTAIASRPCRKLERDSGLAMDPDTEVDFDFSPFLVRYKSGRVHRLMGSSRASAGVDASTGITCKDVLIDADAGLAAMLYLPKGVPASKKLPVLVYFHGGVFVVQTAFSAVYYRFLNALVAAAGVVAVCVDYRLAPEHPLPAAYHDAYAALRWTLSSCSSAGTEPWLAEHGDAARIFVAGDSAGANIAHNVAMKAGSARIEVEGMALLHPYFRGRDLLPSEGTNRGEETWAFVCAGRYGIDHPFINPLAMPAKQWATLGCRRALVTVGDLDTLRDRTRRYVETLRGSAWGGQEALLHQTHGEGHVYFVEKSAQGHKADKEMDAVVSFIKGRQYEFIRGSTCSSSL; encoded by the exons ATGAGCTGGGACAGGCTGCGCCTGCCCCAGAGGTTCCCCTCAATCGTCGATGGGCAAGAGCCCCACCATGTCCTCatgcgcgtgtctggcggcgcgACATGGCTGTGGCCCGTGGAGGTGATGTTCAACGGCGAGGGGCAGATGTTCCTTCATAGCCGCTGGAGGCGCTTTGCCCGCTCGCACGCCATCGACGTCGGGCACTTTATCGTCTTCAAGTACGACGGGAACAACGAGTTCagtgtcaag GAACCGGTGATCTTGGCGTGCTCCGGCAGCTCCGCTCCAAGCAAAACTGCAATCGCATCCCGGCCTTGTCGAAAACTCGAACGCGATTCTGGGCTGGCCATGGATCCGGACACGGAggtcgacttcgacttctcgccgTTCCTCGTGCGCTACAAGAGCGGGCGCGTCCACCGcctcatgggctcctccagagccAGCGCCGGCGTGGACGCCTCCACCGGCATCACCTGCAAGGATGTCCT CATCGACGCTGACGCCGGCCTCGCCGCGATGCTCTACCTGCCCAAGGGCGTCCCGGCCTCCAAGAAGCTCCCCGTCCTCGTCTACTTCCACGGCGGCGTCTTCGTCGTCCAAACCGCCTTCTCCGCCGTCTACTACCGCTTCCTCAACGCGCTCGTAGCCGCGGCGGGCGTCGTCGCCGTGTGCGTCGACTACCGCCTCGCGCCCGAGCACCCGCTGCCGGCCGCCTACCACGACGCGTACGCCGCGCTCCGGTGGACCCTGTCCAGCTGCTCGTCCGCTGGGACGGAGCCGTGGCTGGCCGAGCACGGCGACGCCGCGCGCATCTTCGTCGCGGGCGACAGCGCCGGCGCCAACATCGCACACAACGTGGCGATGAAGGCCGGCAGCGCCCGGATCGAGGTCGAGGGGATGGCGCTCCTGCACCCCTACTTCCGCGGCAGGGATCTCCTGCCGTCCGAGGGCACGAATCGTGGAGAGGAGACGTGGGCCTTCGTGTGCGCCGGGAGGTACGGGATCGACCACCCGTTCATCAACCCGCTGGCGATGCCGGCGAAGCAGTGGGCGACGCTCGGCTGCCGGCGAGCTCTGGTCACCGTGGGGGACCTAGACACGCTGCGGGACAGAACCCGGAGGTACGTGGAGACGCTGAGGGGGAGCGCGTGGGGAGGCCAGGAGGCGCTGCTGCACCAGACCCACGGCGAGGGGCATGTCTACTTTGTCGAGAAGTCCGCCCAGGGCCACAAGGCGGACAAGGAGATGGACGCCGTCGTCTCCTTCATCAAAGGAAGACAGTATGAATTCATTCGAGGATCCA